A genomic segment from Salvelinus alpinus chromosome 8, SLU_Salpinus.1, whole genome shotgun sequence encodes:
- the LOC139583716 gene encoding WD repeat-containing protein 37-like — MPVESGSSAAARHTKQKRKSHSLSIRRSNSTDQEQRTVTGMQREMLDGQDSKLPLSLRSNLLDLFGQIEREFENLYIENLELRREIDTLNERLVSEGQTIDGGELSKGALKAKASHSTSQLSQKLMTTYKASTSKIVSSFKATTSRAVCQILREYVGHRDGIWDLAVTRNSPVVLGTASADHSAALWSIETGKCLLRYAGHAGSVNSIKFHPTEQMALTASGDQTAHIWRYMVQLPVIPPLADISALCDDELDFSDREDGDGDGEGPCSEVPTIRVATTTLKSHQGVVIAADWLVGGKQVVTASWDRAANLYEVETSELVHTLTGHDQELTHCCTHPSQRLVVTSSRDTTFRLWDFRDPSIHSVNVFQGHTDTVTSAVFTVGDNVVSGSDDRTVKVWDLKNMRSPIATIRTDSAVNRISVSANQRIIALPHDNRQVRLFDMTGVRLARLPRSNRQGHRRMVCCSVWNEENASCNLFTCGFDRQAIGWNINIPALLQEK, encoded by the exons GACTCCAAGTTGCCCCTATCCTTGCGGAGCAATCTACTAGACCTGTTTGGCCAGATAGAGCGGGAGTTTGAGAATCTCTACATCGAAAACTTAGAAT TGCGCCGGGAAATTGATACACTCAACGAGCGCCTGGTATCCGAAGGACAAACCATAGACGGAGGAGAGCTGAGCAAAGGAGCTCTGAAAGCGAAAG CCAGTCACAGTACCAGCCAGCTCTCTCAGAAACTGATGACCACTTACAAAGCCTCCACGAGCAAG ATAGTGTCGAGTTTCAAAGCCACCACGTCCAGAGCTGTGTGTCAGATCCTGAGGGAGTATGTGGGCCACCGGGACGGCATCTGGGACCTGGCAGTCACACGGAACTCACCTGTGGTTCTTGGGACCGCATCAGCAG ACCACTCTGCTGCTCTGTGGAGTATAGAGACAGGAAAATGTCTGCTTAGATATGCTGGCCATGCCGGATCAGTCAACTCCATCAAGTTTCACCCTACGGAACAGATGGCCCTGACAG CGTCTGGGGACCAGACGGCTCACATCTGGCGCTACATGGTGCAACTGCCCGTCATCCCGCCTCTAGCAGATATCAGC GCACTGTGTGACGACGAGCTGGACTTCTCAGACAGGGAGGATGGTGACGGGGACGGGGAGGGTCCGTGCAGTGAGGTCCCCACCATCCGCGTGGCCACCACCACCTTGAAGAGCCACCAAGGGGTGGTCATCGCTGCAGACTGGCTGGTAGGGGGCAAGCAGGTGGTCACTGCTTCCTGGGACCGGGCTGCCAACCTATATGAGGTGGAGACCTCAGAGCTGGTCCACACACTGACAG gccaCGACCAGGAGCTGACCCACTGCTGTACCCATCCAAGCCAGCGTCTGGTGGTCACCTCGTCCAGAGACACCACCTTCCGTCTGTGGGACTTCAGAGACCCCTCCATCCACTCTGTTAACGTGTTTCAGGGACACACcga caCGGTGACGTCAGCTGTGTTCACAGTGGGGGACAACGTGGTGTCGGGGAGTGACGATCGTACCGTCAAGGTGTGGGACTTGAAGAACATGAGGTCGCCCATAGCAACCATCCGCACGGACTCTGCTGTTAACAG GATAAGTGTCTCAGCCAACCAAAGAATCATCGCTCTCCCACACGACAATCGGCAAGTCAGGCTGTTTGACATGACTGGAGTAAGACTGGCACGACTACCACGCAGCAACAGACAG GGTCATCGACGCATGGTGTGCTGCTCGGTGTGGAACGAGGAGAACGCGTCATGTAACCTGTTCACCTGTGGCTTCGACCGGCAAGCCATCGGATGGAACATAAACATCCCAGCTCTGCTGCAGGAGAAGTGA